tggtgcgatcttggctcactgcaacctccacctcctgggttcaagcaattctgactcagcctcctgagtagctgggattacaggtacccgccaccacgcctggctttttttttttttttttttttttttttttttttttttttttttttgagacagggtctcactctatctcccagactggagtgcagtggccggatctcagctcactgcaagctccgcctcccgggttcacgccattctcctgcctcagcctcccgagtagctgggactacaggcacccaccaccacacccagctaatattttttgtatttttagtagagacggggttctaccatgttagccaggatggtctccatctcctgacctcgtgatccgctcaccttggcctccaaagtactgggattacgggcgtgttTTTATtaagagacggagtttcatcatgttggtcaggctggtctcgaactcctgacctcaggtgagccacccgtctcagcctcccaaagtgctgggattacaggcgtgagccaccgcgcccagcctaaactcTCAGTTCTAGCGTAGGGATTCAGGAATTGGGCATACAGCTTCCAGACTCCTTTTGGAATGTCACaatccagacttttttttttaataaaggacaACCTGCAGTGGCTCCCAGTGGGTCCCGGTGCTGGCAGGAGCGTGCTGGCGAGCCGGCTTTGTCTTTGTGTGTCCTTCAGGGGTCCTAGGGCTGACCACCGGAGAGCCCGTCCTGGGCTGTGTTAAGCACCTTTTGTAGAACtcgtatttttattaaaacatcaaaTCTGTTCCTGTAACAGTGCAGAGTAATAATATTTCTGAACCGTTGGGCACACAGGAGCCAGTGGAAGCCGGCAGTGCTGTCCACATGGCTACAGGGGCTGGGCCTTGGTGTGCGCGTGGCTGCGAGGCCAGTTCCGGAAGGAGCCTCACCATCCCTGGGGTTTTGAGTGCTGGGCCGCCCTCCATGGGTTTAGCCTTTGGCTTCACGCTTCCTGCTCTGCAGGATGGTCTGCAGGGTCAGGAGGCCCACGTTCCCAGGTCCTGTGACAGCGTGAGCTGCTCATGGAACAGTGTGGGACGTTCTCCAGGCCAGTGGCCCTGTCACCTCGTCATGCTCTCCCTGCTCTGGGGACCTCCGTGTCTTCTTGGGAGTATTGGAGTTAGCGGCTGGGACCCTGGCCGAGGTGTCACCCAGGAGGGCCAGCTCTTCCGAAAAACTCCTCAGGCAGCTGAGGGGAAAGGGCACCAAGTACTGCCCTAAGGGGTCCTGGACGAGGCAGGGCCTTCAGCCTGCAGTCTAGCCCACAGGCAGGGCCCAGACACCCTGAGGGACGTGTGATGGCCTGGGGGCATGGAGGGCAATCCCCTATCCGGACCTCTGGATGCCTACCTGCCTCAGCGTGGCCCGGCTGCAGGAGTGCGTGGATGGTTCCAGTGCCAGGATAGCAGTGTGGCGTCTTCCAACCCTTCTCAGTAGACAGAAGCCATCCCTTAGGTGGCTCTGCCCACACTGGGACCAGGCCCTGTGGGTGCCTCACGGGCTTCTCTGTGGCCCTGGCTGCTGGTTTGTTCACACTGAGGGTCCTCCCTCGGGGCCTCCCTTGACCCTTAGGCCCTTATTGATCAGAGGAAATGATGGACCCAcagctggggtgggaggtgctTATTCATGGGGACAGCAACCCCAAGAGCTGTGAACAAACCCGGTGCCCTTGGGGACCCCAGGAGCCACGAGTTGTGTCCTGGAAGCCGGGCCTCCCATGAGACACGTCCCCCTCAGAAAGCCATCAGCAGATGGCAAGGGCGGGGACCCTGCCAGCCTAGAGCACGCCCAGCCACTAGAGGGTACCCTGATGGTGGAGGTTCAGCTGTGCTGACAGCTGGGGTCTCTCATGGGCTCACCTTACGGGACAGGGGGAGGCAGCTGGGGAGCCCCTGGTGGGGCAGCTTCGAGGACTGTGCCCTGCCATCTGGGTTCTCTAAGGAAGCGCTCTGAGGAGGAGGAGACTGGCCCACTAGCACCTTCATGGGCCACTGTTCTCCCGGTGGCCCAGCCCTTTGGTCCCCAGCACCCATTCAGGGTCCCACTGTGCCCACCAGAGGTCCACCAGGGCCCTGACTGGAGAAGTGCCTTAAGTTGTAGCAGGGACACTGCCAGCCAGCGCTAGGTGGCGCCCCCGGCCTGCGCTCTGCCGGCCTTGGTGTGGCTGCTGTCACTGCCTGCCTGTTGGCCTGGTCGCCCCACTACCCTGCAGGCCTCAGCCTGTGACCTTCAGGCCCATGTAGGCCTCCCCATCCTGCCACTGTCATCTGGCGTCCCATCGTCAGGCCTGCCTCCCGGCCCAGCATGGGGTTTCTGGGCAGGTGTGGGCATTAGGGAAAGCCCCTTGTGGGGTCACTGTGCTGCCTCCACCAGGCCTGCGCCCACATGTGCTTCCCTGAATGGGGTTGAGTTAAACCCTTGCCTGACCAGGAAACGGGGACCAGGAACGCCCCCTGACCTGAAAGGTGAGTTTGGAGCCAGAGTATAGAGTGAAAGTTCATGCAGCCCATGGTTGGGAAACCCTGCTCTCAAGCCAGCAGAGGGGAAGAGAGACAAGGAGGATGGCAGAAGGGACAAGAGCAGCAGGGAGGAcagcagagaagagggaggaTGGCAGAGAGGACAGAAGGAGGTGGGGAGAAcagaggggatgggggaggagagCAGAGGGAGAGCGGCAGAGGTGGGGACAGCACAGATGGGGAGAGCGGAGGGGAGGacaagagagggaggagagcGGAGGGGAGGACAACACAGAGGGTGGTGGGGAGTCAGGAGATGGcactcctcctccaggaagccctcccagaCTTGCTCTCACCAGGCTGTCCTCCCACCCTGCTAGGGCTATGAGCTTGGACAAGGGCCCGGTTCCATCTCTGGGTTCTCAGCACCCCCATCAGCACCTCATCTGCCCAAAGGTGGTGTCACTGTGGGGGACCCTGATGGAGCCCAAGGCAGTGGGGGCACTGGTTGCCCGGCCTGGGAGGGCAGAGGCTGACCCAGAGAGTGGCCACCTGTGTAGCCCCCCAGGGCCCCAAGAGGGTTTTGCTTACTTTTGGCTCCATGCGGGGGATGCCCAGAAAGCTCCCCAGTTGACTGGGAAGGCAGATGCCAGGGGTGGGGTGATGAGGGAAGGTCTGCCTCACAGCTAGTGGGACAGGACCCTCCCCACTACCACCACCTCCGGAACCCACGAGCTGGGCGCAGCCAGGGCAGTGCACCCCCAGGCACCCTGCTccctcccaccagggccctcccGTAAATCTCCTCGCCCTTGGGGCTCCCAGACCACCAGGGACCTTCGGTGCTGCTGCCAGCATCCACCTGGGACCACCTGGCAGCCAGTAACCCCTCCCTCCCCTATCCCAGAAGAACGGGAGGCAGAAACCTCAGAGCCAGGTTAGGAACCAGGTGTCTTTATTTTTTGCAAAGTTCGTCGCTGGGTTAACAAAATCGCACCTGCAGGTTTGGGTGACACCTCTGGCCACCATGCACTGGGTCTCAAGAAGAGACCACCCTGAGCCATGCCCTGCAGGCAAGCAAGGGACAGCCGCCCAGACTCAGTGCCCAGTAACAGTACAGAACCAACCAACTGAATTCACAGCTTCCCTCCAAGCTTTGAAAGGTAGCAGTCCAGGCTATAAAACTCTAGAAGCATTGCGTAAGAAGTGTTAAGTCTACAGCAAATACATCTtgtaaaaactcaataaattatatatatagatatatataaactTGTAACATCTAATAACATCTGAACCTGCATGCAGGGCCGGCCCCTCCCTGGAAACCATCTCCCCGCCTGGGACACACAGCAATTAGAAGAATTTGTATGAAAATACCAGCTTGCTTTGAAGTCCAAAAAATAAATCTCCTAAAGAAAAATCCTATAGAAATCTAATTCTCCTGAAAAAGAAGGACgaaggaaataaaatatcctcACTCAATGGAATCACCTCCAACTATTAACGACCTTTTAGGCTTGGAGGGAATCCTCCAGCTCCGGGGCAGGCTGGACGTACATTCTTGGCTGTCCCTCTATAGGCAGGATAAACCTTCTCGGCTGttaataagttaaaaattaaaactctccGCCACGTGGCTGGCTAAATGCTAGAAGTGTTGGGGTGTGGGAACGAGGGTGCCGGGGGCCCATAAATAGCTTTACAAATATACAGGTccagttttaaaacaaaactgcGGTGCCAGAAAAGGCCCCGCTCCTCTGCTTGCATGGGTGAGACCCCTGGGGCCTCCCTCCCCGCCCAGGGCCACGCCTGCCTCCTGTGCCCCCAGGGTCGCAGGCCTCCGTTGTACCAGTCTTTTCCTcttccatatattttatatatatgtatgtatgtatatataccatatacacAGCATCTATTTATAGAAATGTACACTAGTTTCTGGAATAAACCTTTTGGATAAAAGGTAGAGGCTCCCATCTTCAGGTACCCGTAATTTCAGTCTCTGAGGGGTAGGGTGGGAACTGGGAAAGCCTGGAGGTCGGGGGGCAGTGCCACTAACACCCCCAGGAACAAGGTGCTCAACACTTGGGGCTTCCCTGCAGGCTCAGCTTTGGGTGTGGGAGGGGTTGAGGCCCACCCTGTGATGTCCTGTGGTGCAAAGGCAGAGGCTGGGGCCATGTTGGGCCCAGCTCCCTGCCCCATGGGGGTCCCACCGGGTGGGCCCGCTTACATTCTGCACTGGGTCCCCCCAGAACAAAGGCCCCTTGGTGCTGCAGCACGTCAGGAGGCCGTTGCACAGCAGCAGGGACACCCAGGGTGTACCTCTGCACCTGGAGGCCACGAGATGCGCGCGCAcgcacgcagacacacacacacacacacacacacacacacacacacagatgcacacagacTGAAGCTTTGTGTAGCTGTCTCTCCATCTGCACTGAGTCTCATGCCGGGGAGTGGCTGTGCACCAGCAGCAGGGTAGGCTGCTAGGGACCCCCTCACATTGTTGGGGACCAGTGGCCCTTCACGTCCGCGAGCCCCCACTGCTGGGTGGGGCCGGGGGCAGCAGGTCGTGGGCAAACACGGAGTCATCCCCTGAGGAGCTGGAGCTGGGGGTGTCCTGGCCGCCGGGGGAGTACTGCTCGAAGGGCGCTGACAGGTCCAGGTACTCCTGCTGGTGGGAGGCGGGGTGAGCACTGTCCCACAAAGCCCCTCTTCGCACAGCCACCGCTGTGCCCAGGCTGTGCCCCAGAGGGCCTGCCCCACacctcagcactctgggaggcaggatGGCTGGGGGCAGGGGGGGCATGGGGGTGGCACTAGGCCAGAGCCAGCACTCACGTCGGTGGACGTCACAGTGAGGACACGGTCCAGGTCCTCCACCAGCTGCTTGAAGGTGGGCCTCTGGGAGGGCGCAGCGTGCCAGCACTCCCGCATGATCATGTACCTGCAGGCAGGGTGCTCAGGTGTGAGCCCCGCCGCTTCCCATCTtattcgagaacagcctgaagGGCTGCCAGTCCTTACCCCGCCCAGCCCTGGAGGGCCTCCCACCCGAGGAGCCAGTGGAGGGCCAGGGATGGCGCTCACAGGTCGTGTGTGCAGTTGGCCGGCTTGTCCATCCGGTGACCCTCCTTCAGCAGCTTGAAGAGCTCCTCCACAGGGATGCCGGGGTACGGAGAGCCCCCCAGAGTGAAGATCTCCCAGAGCAGGACCCCAAAGGACCAGCTGCAGGGGGAGGCGAGGTCAGGCTGTCCTGAGACTCCCAGGACAGACACCTGGGCGGGCACCAGCGGAACAGGCCAGGGCTGCGCTGCTGCCCCAGGGAGGGGTAGAGACCACGCCCATGAGCCCCAGGGCACAGGCGTGGGGGCTGCAGCTGGGGTCCTGGCTCTGCCCAGTTCCCGCCTCCACCCCTGAAGCCAGGGGTCTGGAGAACACATACACGTCACTCTGGTGGGTGTAGACTCGGTCAAACAGGGCCTCAGGTGCCATCCACTTCACGGGCAGCCGGCCCTGGAAGGGATTGGTAAGGCAGTGTTGGCGCCAGGTGTCCTCCTAGCAtggcccccaccccccaccccagggccGGGCTCACGTTGGTTGTCTTCTTGTAGTAGTCAAGGTTGTGCACGTCGCGAGCCAGCCCGAAGTCTGCAATCTTCATCACGTTGTCCTCGGTCACCAGCACATTTCGAGCAGCCAGGTCCCTGTGGATGCACTGGGGAAGGGATGGGAGGCAGGGCTGAAGCCTCTCCACCTCTCCCTGCTGCTCCCAGCATCTCAGGGCAGTGCCCAGCCTGCTCCACCCACACCTGCCACCCTGCTCACCTTCTGGGAGGCGAGGTACTCCATGCCTCGGGCCACCTGGTAAGCACAGGATACCAGGTCCTTGAAGGTGAGCTGCTCCTCAGGCGGTTTGCAGGTGTCGAAGGAGTAGTCCAGGCCCGGGGGCCGCCGCGCCCGCAGAAACTCGCGCAGGTTGCCCTTGGCCGCGTACTCCACCAGCACGTACAGGGGCCCTGGGGGCACGGGCTCCTCAGAGGGGCTGCCAGACCCAGGAGGGCTGCCCACCTGGCACCACCGCCGCTACCACCACACCTACCGCCCTGCGTGCAGGCGCCCAGCAGGTTGATAATGTTCTTGTGTTTCCCAATCATCTTCATCATCTCCATCTCAGACACCAGGTCTGACAGGTCCTTGTCAGTGGCATCATCTGTGCAAGGAGGGAGGGCCTGTGTCAGGCGGCAGCACCCCCAGCCCGGCCCTGCACCCCTGGCCGCCCCCTCCTCACCTTTCAGCATCTTCACGGCTACGGTGACAGGCTTGGCGGCCCGGTCCTTGTCAATGCCGATAGCCTCCGCCATGACCACCTGGCCGAAGCAGCCCTCCCCAAGGGGCTTGCCCAGGGTCAGCCTGGCAGTGGAGGCAGAGGGGCCATGAGCATGCAAGCTCATCCACTCTCAGCCCACCACAGTCCCCACCCCCGCCTGGCCCAGCCCTTGAGGCCCAGAGCcaccacctccaggaagccctccatgCTCCCCCTACAGCCTGCTCGTAAGGATGAAGAGTGTCACCTACGGCCTCCCGCCCTTGCTGCCCCTCCAAATACGGCACCTTGAAACACTGCCATGCACCCACCCCAGGAGCATCTCCACAGAGCCCCAGCCACACCCAACATCCACCACATCCCTGATGGCCCCTAAACGCGGCCGGGCCCCTGCCTGGCGGCTGTTTCACCCCCACCACCGAGCCCCCTACAGCCCACACCAGCCCTCAGCACCACTGACCGGGCCCGAGACAGCTCCCATTTGGGGTCAGCAGGCAGCTCAAGCTCGGAGACATTGGCCAGCGTGGGACCCTCCCCTGAGGACAGCCTTGCGATGCGCACCAGCGGTGTGTTGGAGCTCATGGACGCGTTGGACTCCAGGGACACCTGCTTGGGTCAGCAGGGGCAGGTTGGCGCCGTGTGGGCAATGGGGCGTGGAGGTACAGCTGGGGGTCAGTGCTGGGCCGGAAGCGGGGGCATTCTGACTTCCACCAGCATTGAATGAAGGTTTTTAGAATGTTTTGTGTCCCAAAGTACCCTGGGCTCTACATGGTGACCAAAGACAAGGAGAGGTGAGCCTGCCTGGCTGCAGAGGACTCGCACAGCCAAGGACCAGCGTGGGCCGAGGGGGACTCCGGGAGGCCCGGCGGGCAGGCAGCTCGGAACCTGGTATCTACTTTCTGTTACCTGTCGCTTGAGTGGGAAGCGGGAGATCTTGTGCACGGTGGGGGAGCCCAGGCCCTTCTTGGGGCTGCTGCGCAGGCGGCAGAGCGTCACAGCCGCCACCACCAGGATGAACAGGAAGAAGCCCACCCCGTAGCTGAGGATGCCTGCGTACACACTGCCCGCCTCGTCAGCCTCCACCAGCTCCTCCTCGGCTGCAAAGACACGGGCATTGAGGCCTGGCCTGGCCCCCACCCCGGGCCCCCATGGATGCCCCTGGCTCAGAGCTGCAGGCACCACTGGGAGCGGGAGGGGGCTCAGAACCTCAGCACCCGCCTTGTCTGGAAGGTCTTGCGGTCAGTAACTCAGGTGAGTCTGGAGGACCAGACCCTGGAGAGGAGGAGCCCAGCAGAGCCAGCCAGTCCCACACCGCCACCAGGCGCCCAGGAGACACCAGAGCCGCAGGAGGGGCCTTTGGGGACCCAGACGGGAAGGGGGATCGAGGGGGCTGATGGGGCCCCTCTGGGACCAGGACCGGGCCAGGCCAACGTTGCCCCCACACCGGGCACACGGCCAGGTGTGAGGGCTCGAGGAGCGGGGCGGCCATAAGCTATAGGATTCCCGTCCATCCTGGCGGCTGTGGCATGTCCCGAGCCAGCGTCCCCGAGACAGTgcggagcagcagcagcagaagccgGTACCTGGCAGCACCACGAGCCACGCAGAGTGATGGGAAAACCCAATAGAATTGCCCGCCAGGCAGGTGTACTCCCCGGCGTCCTCAAAGGTGACGTTGTGCAAGGACAGAACCTCTAGCTCCTTGTCGGTGGTATTAGCGCCCGCCGTCTACAAAGAGAGAGCAGAGCGATAGGCGAGCGCCAGCACCGCCCTGCGGGCACCGCACAGAGTCCACACGGCAGGATCCAGCCGCTGCAAGGAAAACGCCGCCACCACCAACTCCTCAGCCACCGCCAACTTGGTCACTGCCACGCGGCCGAGGGCCCTCCGCCTGGTGCACCGGTACCGAGCCCGAAGCCAGGCCCCTCCACCGGCGAGTCCTCTGTCCCAGGTGAGCGGCAGGCGGGCAGGCAGCATGCGGGTTAGCGCAGAGCCGGGCGGGTGCAGGTGGAGGATGGACACACGGACACACAGGCTGCGGAAGCGAGCAGGCAGCGGGCGGGGGCGGAGAGGCGGAAGGGGGCGCTCACAGACGGCACGGAGCCGGCCCGGTGGGCACCGGGCACCTCCTGTGCGGGGCGCAGGCGTGCGGGAAGGGTCGGCGTAGACCACAGGGCTCGAAGCGGATGGTCACCGTGGAGGCTGGAGCTGCCAGCCTTGCCGAGGCGGCCACGAGCAGAGCGCGAGCCGGGGGCGGGAGCGAGCAGGGCTGGGCGTGCGGGGCGTGCAGGGCGCGCGGCCAGGGCCTTGGAGCTGGAGCTCTTGTGCCGGCCGGCATGGGACAGAGTCGTTACCTGCTCGGGGCCCGTGAACGCTCAGCCAAAAGGCCTTCTCGGCCACGCCTATGAAATTGGTGGCTCGACAGAGGTACTCGCCCCCGTCCCGCTCCGACACATTGGCCAGGCGGAGGCGCACGTCGGCCTCCACACTCTCACTGATCCAGGACTGCGGGGACAAGAGACCTGGCTCAGGCACGCCCCTGACGCAGCCCCGCCGGGCACGAGGCAGGATATGGGAGACCCCCAAGGTACAGACGGAGGCTGGGCTGCGTCAGCCCCgaaggctgcctggaggaggcgTGGAGGCACTTCACGGTGGCTGTGGTTCCACAGGATGCACATCTCTGCCTCCACCCCAACAACCCAGCCCAGACCCTCAGACAGCCCCTGGTCGCTGGCCTGCCCTCCCCGGGGCTCTTGCAGAACCTGGGCCCTGGACAGGGCCGGAGGTGGCCTCTCTCTGGGCAGGGTCTGGACTCCACCCTCGCCCTGggcctgctccccacccccatcagACCGTCTTCTCTCTGAACAGATGTTTCTCTTTGGGCTTTGAGTGTCGCAACCGTCCCAATTCAGTGGCCCCCACCCGGCAGCCGTGGGAACAGAGCTAAGGGCTCCGGGAGGCGGGCAGACAGTAAGCTCGGGCCCCAATGCACACAGCTGACGACTGCCAATTGGCCAAGTCGGGGCTCAGCCACTGCCTCTGAGGTCCAGAGGGGGCCTGGAGGGCTTGGCCACTGCCCTCCTGTCCTGGGGCACCACTGCTGCCCGAGTCACACCCACCCCCGAGAGGCCCCTGTGGGTAGCTCCATGTCAGGGATTCAGTGGCCGAGGCTGGCCCTCTGCAGACACAGAAACAGCTCCCACCGCAGCTGCCTGTGGCCCGAGGTGTGGGGTGGCTGAGACTTGGCCCCACGAGCACCCCCACAGCTTCTTCCCCCGAAGCTCCAACCCCTAGGCCCCAATCCTCATGCAACCCCCAGCCATGGGGCACCCTTGGGGCCAGCCCAGGAGCCTGAGCCGCGGCACCCATGAGCACACGGTGGCCCACCTTGAGCACGGTGACGTAGGGTGTGCCGTCGGGGCCCACCTTGCTGCCATTCACCTCCACGTGCTTGAGCCACTGGATGTGGGGCTGTGCATCACTGTACACCTTGCAGTGAAACTCCACATCGCTGCCCAGCACCGCCGTCTGGTTGGCCGGCAGCCCCGCCTGCAGGATGGGCCGGTGCGGGGAGCGCTCTGTGGGGGCAGATGATGCTCAGGGGCCACCCCTCCCTCACCGCTGCCACCACTGCCGCCCCAGACCCATGCCAGCCCAAGGCCCTCACCCAGCACGTCCAGCGTGTATGTCTGCCGGATGCTGCCAAACTTGTTCTCCACCACGCAGGTGTAGTTGCCACGGTCCGAGGGCACCACACTTTCCATGACCAGGCTCCACTGCTGGTGCCGCAGCTGCAGCGGGGCACAAGTGAGTGGAGGCAGCAACCACCGCGCCCGCCAGGCCCAGAGCCACCCTGCCACGCCCACCTTGATGCCTCCGATGCGGTGCTCGCCGCGGAACTCCTTGCCATTCTTCAGCCAGGAGATGGAGGGAGTGGGGTTGCCAGCAGCCGGGCAGCGGAAGCGGACGGTGTTGGCGGCTGGCACAGCCAGCAGCTTCTTGTCCATCCGCTCGGGCCGAGTCCAGTAAGGGGCCCCTGCTGGCCGAGGTGCACGTGAAGGCCATGACCCGAGTGGGAGCAGAGGCCCCTCTGAACAACCTCCTTCCCAAAgctgcccctgcccacccccagtCTCAGTTTCCCCTCCTGTGTAGGAAGAGGGTGGGATGAGGCTCCCAGGAGCCTCCACACCATGTCCCCACCCCGGGGCTTTCTCAGAGCTGGGCCAtgtttccccttcccttccctccaggATGCTCTGCCTGGACCTGTGAAGTCGAGGGGCACAGGGCGTTGGCCAGGGGTGCCCACCCGCCCAGAGAGGTTTGCCAGGGGCCAGGCCCCCCAATGGGGAGACTGAGAACCAAGGGGGCAGCCTGATGTAGTGGACAAGCCAGGACCCGGGAGCAGTTTATCAGGAGAGGAGCCCAGTCACCTGCAGAGCCAGGAGCCTTGGAGGCAGCTGTGCAGCATGGGCCCACGGGAATCAGAGACCCTACACCACCCTCTGCAGAGCTCCGAGTCTGACGGGcacccaggccctgcctcctcccATCTCGATGTCCAGGGCTCCCACCACCCCTCCCTCACAGCCCAACTggtttttctccttcctcagggCTGGGACTGCCTTCCTGCCAGGACTCCAGGCAAGGCTGAGCTGGCATCCCCCAGGAGGGGAGCAGTCCTCCCCTCAGTGACCTCACTGCCAGCCCCCTCCAGGGACACACCCATCAGGGGCACTGAGGCCCAGCAAGAAGCAGTGTGGACACAGGCTGGAAAGAGGCACCCCAGGGTGCTGAGCTCCCTCCCAGGCCTCCTGGAAACCCCCAGGGTGAGTTCCCCCAACTCAGTTTATCTCATGGACTCAGCCTCCCCTCCTCACCTGCTCACCCCACTGACCCAGGGACCCGGCCCACACACCATCAGTCCGCAAGTCGTGACTGCCCCCCACGTCTGTGCCATGATGACCCTCCCCTGCACGCACTCACCTCAGAGTCCCTCCAGAACCAGAAGTCCCACCTCCCCGCTCTACAACTTGGCAAAGTCCGCCTGCCAGGGTTCCAGGCCGGGACACCAGGCATCGTCCCTGACAGCTCTCCCACAGCTGCAGCCCACCCGCCAGCCACCTCCTGCCAGCCACCCTGCCCGCCACTGGCTGTGGTAGGTGCCCCCGGCTGGCGCCCTCACCCTGGGCCCATCCACCCCATGGCAGCCACCTGAGCGCCCTGCTGTGCTATGCTCATACCTACAGCGTCCACCTCACCTATGGCCAACACCAGAGCTCCACAGGCCAGCCCTGGCCTCCTCCTGCTCCTAGAACCCCCAGGgccctgtgcctcagtctccccatcagCAACACGGGTGTCCCCGTGCACCACAACCCTGCCACCAGGGAGCCAGGGTCGGGCATCTAGAGCCATGTCAGTGGCTCAGCCCCTCCTGCATCCTGAGGGGACTGGACCTTTGGGGTGACCCCAGGGAGGTTGTCCCAGGGCCTTAGGCCCTTAGCTGCCTGTGGAGGGCAGGACTTGGCGGTGGCAACAGGCCCCACCATGGCCGGCCTGACCCTGGACCCTGCTCCCACCTGTGTCCACACCTGTGTCCTCAGCCTCGTCCTCCCCGTCTTCGTCATCTCCCGAGGATGGAGCGTCTGCAAGGCAGAGATGGCCATGTCCAATGCCCAACCTGCCCCAGGAGGCCCCCAGGTGCCCCTCCAGGTGAGAAAGAGTCCCCTATTTGGGCAACACTTCTTGGGGGTGCCCTCCTCTCCACCAATGACCAGAGAGACC
The window above is part of the Chlorocebus sabaeus isolate Y175 chromosome 27, mChlSab1.0.hap1, whole genome shotgun sequence genome. Proteins encoded here:
- the FGFR3 gene encoding fibroblast growth factor receptor 3 isoform X5 — translated: MGAPACALALCVAVAIVAGASSESLGTEQRVVGRVAEVPGPEPSQREQLVFGNGDAVELSCPPPGGGPMGPTVWVKDGTGLVPSERVLVGPQRLQVLNASHEDSGAYSCRQRLTQRVLCHFSVRVTDAPSSGDDEDGEDEAEDTGVDTGAPYWTRPERMDKKLLAVPAANTVRFRCPAAGNPTPSISWLKNGKEFRGEHRIGGIKLRHQQWSLVMESVVPSDRGNYTCVVENKFGSIRQTYTLDVLERSPHRPILQAGLPANQTAVLGSDVEFHCKVYSDAQPHIQWLKHVEVNGSKVGPDGTPYVTVLKTAGANTTDKELEVLSLHNVTFEDAGEYTCLAGNSIGFSHHSAWLVVLPAEEELVEADEAGSVYAGILSYGVGFFLFILVVAAVTLCRLRSSPKKGLGSPTVHKISRFPLKRQVSLESNASMSSNTPLVRIARLSSGEGPTLANVSELELPADPKWELSRARLTLGKPLGEGCFGQVVMAEAIGIDKDRAAKPVTVAVKMLKDDATDKDLSDLVSEMEMMKMIGKHKNIINLLGACTQGGPLYVLVEYAAKGNLREFLRARRPPGLDYSFDTCKPPEEQLTFKDLVSCAYQVARGMEYLASQKCIHRDLAARNVLVTEDNVMKIADFGLARDVHNLDYYKKTTNGRLPVKWMAPEALFDRVYTHQSDVWSFGVLLWEIFTLGGSPYPGIPVEELFKLLKEGHRMDKPANCTHDLYMIMRECWHAAPSQRPTFKQLVEDLDRVLTVTSTDEYLDLSAPFEQYSPGGQDTPSSSSSGDDSVFAHDLLPPAPPSSGGSRT
- the FGFR3 gene encoding fibroblast growth factor receptor 3 isoform X4 — its product is MGAPACALALCVAVAIVAGASSESLGTEQRVVGRVAEVPGPEPSQREQLVFGNGDAVELSCPPPGGGPMGPTVWVKDGTGLVPSERVLVGPQRLQVLNASHEDSGAYSCRQRLTQRVLCHFSVRVTDAPSSGDDEDGEDEAEDTGVDTGAPYWTRPERMDKKLLAVPAANTVRFRCPAAGNPTPSISWLKNGKEFRGEHRIGGIKLRHQQWSLVMESVVPSDRGNYTCVVENKFGSIRQTYTLDVLERSPHRPILQAGLPANQTAVLGSDVEFHCKVYSDAQPHIQWLKHVEVNGSKVGPDGTPYVTVLKTAGANTTDKELEVLSLHNVTFEDAGEYTCLAGNSIGFSHHSAWLVVLPAEEELVEADEAGSVYAGILSYGVGFFLFILVVAAVTLCRLRSSPKKGLGSPTVHKISRFPLKRQQVSLESNASMSSNTPLVRIARLSSGEGPTLANVSELELPADPKWELSRARLTLGKPLGEGCFGQVVMAEAIGIDKDRAAKPVTVAVKMLKDDATDKDLSDLVSEMEMMKMIGKHKNIINLLGACTQGGPLYVLVEYAAKGNLREFLRARRPPGLDYSFDTCKPPEEQLTFKDLVSCAYQVARGMEYLASQKCIHRDLAARNVLVTEDNVMKIADFGLARDVHNLDYYKKTTNGRLPVKWMAPEALFDRVYTHQSDVWSFGVLLWEIFTLGGSPYPGIPVEELFKLLKEGHRMDKPANCTHDLYMIMRECWHAAPSQRPTFKQLVEDLDRVLTVTSTDEYLDLSAPFEQYSPGGQDTPSSSSSGDDSVFAHDLLPPAPPSSGGSRT